In the Corynebacterium suedekumii genome, one interval contains:
- the pyrF gene encoding orotidine-5'-phosphate decarboxylase, producing MTFGQQLLDAAASRGRLCVGIDPHAALLAQWGLGDDVAGLAEFSRRCVEAFAETVVLVKPQVAFYERFGAEGFRVLEQTLTDLREAGCLVVADAKRGDIGSTMAGYADAWLGETSPLRADAVTVSPYLGVGALRPVVELAEQTGRGVFVLAATSNPEAVELQNHVGTDGRTIAQQVVDECASWNAGHEGAGNIGVVVGATLASAPDLSNLNGPVLMPGVGAQGGSAEDVARIARGVEKLAFPNISRAVLSAGPEVADLRKAAEAAAGDFPGADECV from the coding sequence GTGACGTTCGGACAGCAGCTTCTCGACGCCGCCGCCTCCCGCGGTCGGCTGTGCGTCGGCATCGACCCGCACGCCGCACTGCTCGCGCAGTGGGGCCTGGGCGATGACGTCGCCGGGTTGGCCGAGTTCAGCCGGCGCTGCGTCGAGGCCTTCGCCGAGACCGTCGTCCTGGTCAAGCCGCAGGTGGCGTTCTACGAGCGCTTCGGCGCCGAGGGCTTCCGGGTCCTCGAGCAGACGCTGACGGACCTGCGGGAGGCCGGCTGCCTCGTCGTCGCCGACGCCAAGCGCGGGGACATCGGCTCCACCATGGCCGGCTACGCCGACGCCTGGCTGGGGGAGACCTCCCCGCTGCGGGCCGATGCCGTCACGGTGTCCCCGTACCTCGGGGTCGGGGCCCTCCGCCCCGTCGTCGAGCTGGCCGAGCAGACCGGTCGGGGAGTGTTCGTCCTCGCGGCCACCTCCAATCCGGAAGCCGTCGAGCTGCAGAACCACGTGGGCACCGACGGGCGCACCATCGCCCAGCAGGTGGTCGACGAGTGTGCGTCATGGAATGCCGGACACGAGGGGGCGGGAAACATCGGCGTCGTCGTCGGCGCCACCCTGGCGTCTGCGCCGGACCTGTCGAACCTCAACGGGCCGGTGCTCATGCCTGGCGTCGGCGCCCAGGGCGGGTCGGCGGAGGATGTGGCGCGGATCGCGCGCGGCGTCGAGAAGCTCGCGTTCCCCAACATCTCCCGCGCCGTGCTTTCCGCCGGCCCCGAGGTGGCTGACCTGCGGAAAGCCGCCGAGGCGGCGGCGGGAGACTTTCCGGGTGCCGATGAGTGTGTCTGA
- a CDS encoding HNH endonuclease signature motif containing protein, whose amino-acid sequence MAAKLKAALAPGRRPGVNASVPPEEDKRSMQARGADQLDAILDAYLAAGNVANRRGVGSVVVSMTAADVDTLSADDRFATNTGHLLSPVDILQLGMAQYDIGVVHDADGLPLHLARTRRSASLAQRLALFARELCCTRPDCTEAHCDSDVHHLVAWAEGGNTDIENSSTVCRPHHGDNNDRHDGSGGLGHLATDPDTGRVGWHPPDGGPLRFNETTFQQYSAGAKIRRARERSGGRENFRDPEEPPPLFDIVS is encoded by the coding sequence ATGGCCGCCAAACTCAAGGCGGCCCTTGCCCCGGGGCGGCGCCCCGGCGTCAACGCCTCCGTCCCGCCGGAGGAGGACAAACGCAGCATGCAGGCCCGTGGTGCAGACCAGCTGGACGCAATCCTGGACGCATACCTCGCCGCCGGAAACGTGGCCAACCGACGGGGCGTGGGCTCCGTGGTGGTGAGCATGACCGCCGCCGACGTGGACACCCTGTCCGCCGACGATCGCTTCGCCACGAATACCGGCCACCTGCTCAGCCCCGTGGACATCCTCCAGCTCGGCATGGCGCAGTACGACATCGGCGTGGTCCACGACGCCGACGGGCTGCCACTGCACCTCGCCCGGACCCGCCGGTCCGCCTCCCTGGCCCAGCGGCTCGCCCTGTTCGCCCGGGAACTGTGCTGCACCCGACCCGACTGCACCGAGGCTCACTGCGACTCCGACGTCCACCACCTCGTGGCCTGGGCGGAAGGCGGGAACACCGACATCGAGAACTCCTCCACGGTGTGCCGTCCCCACCACGGTGACAACAACGACCGGCACGACGGAAGCGGGGGACTCGGCCACCTGGCCACGGACCCGGACACCGGGAGAGTCGGCTGGCATCCACCCGACGGCGGGCCACTCCGGTTCAACGAGACGACATTCCAGCAGTACTCCGCCGGGGCGAAGATCCGTCGCGCGCGTGAGCGGTCCGGTGGGCGGGAGAACTTCCGGGACCCGGAAGAACCGCCACCGCTGTTCGACATCGTGTCCTGA
- the fmt gene encoding methionyl-tRNA formyltransferase, with amino-acid sequence MRLIFAGTPEPAVVALRRLLETDHEIVAVITRPDARRGRGRTLHPSPVSALAQERGIEVLTPTTLKAGTEDGDALRARLTELAPDAIPVVAYGNLITRDLLDVPTHGWVNLHFSLLPAWRGAAPVQAAIRAGDDITGASTFRIDEGLDTGPVLGTVTETIRTTDTADDLLTRLAYSGADLLAATMDGLESGAIVPQPQTGEATHAAKISTEDARIDWSAPAFAIDRHIRAHTPGPGAWTMLGEDRLKVGPVRVLGDDAEDLPAGHLSVGRSEVHVGTGAGTVALGQIQPPGKKMMNAADWARGNAALQAGEQVNFS; translated from the coding sequence ATGCGCCTGATATTCGCCGGAACCCCTGAACCTGCGGTCGTGGCCCTGCGCCGTCTGCTGGAGACTGACCACGAGATCGTCGCCGTCATCACCCGTCCCGACGCCCGCCGGGGACGCGGCCGGACGCTCCACCCGTCACCGGTCTCCGCCCTCGCCCAGGAGCGCGGCATCGAGGTTCTCACCCCGACCACCCTCAAGGCCGGTACCGAGGACGGCGACGCCCTCCGGGCGCGCCTCACGGAGTTGGCACCCGACGCCATCCCGGTCGTCGCCTACGGCAACCTCATCACCCGGGACCTGCTCGACGTGCCCACCCACGGCTGGGTCAACCTGCACTTCTCGCTGTTGCCCGCGTGGCGCGGCGCCGCCCCGGTGCAGGCCGCGATCCGGGCGGGGGACGACATCACCGGTGCCTCCACCTTCCGCATCGACGAGGGGCTGGACACCGGCCCGGTCCTGGGCACCGTCACCGAGACGATCCGGACCACCGACACTGCCGACGACCTCCTCACGCGCCTGGCCTACTCCGGCGCTGACCTGCTTGCCGCCACCATGGACGGACTCGAGTCCGGGGCGATCGTGCCGCAGCCCCAGACCGGGGAGGCCACCCACGCCGCGAAGATCAGCACCGAGGACGCCCGCATCGACTGGTCCGCCCCGGCTTTCGCCATCGACCGCCACATCCGCGCCCACACCCCGGGCCCCGGGGCCTGGACCATGCTCGGTGAGGACCGTCTCAAGGTCGGACCCGTGCGGGTGCTCGGCGATGACGCAGAGGACCTGCCCGCCGGCCACCTCTCCGTTGGTCGTTCCGAGGTCCATGTCGGCACCGGTGCCGGTACCGTCGCCCTGGGGCAGATCCAGCCCCCGGGCAAGAAGATGATGAACGCGGCCGACTGGGCCCGCGGCAACGCGGCCCTCCAGGCCGGGGAACAGGTGAACTTCTCATGA
- the metK gene encoding methionine adenosyltransferase, with product MAEDPATTTVAFDKPAPIRLFTSESVTEGHPDKICDAISDAILDELLAVDAGSRVAVETLVTTGQVHVVGEVRTSGYVEIPQLVRKTLVDIGFDSSDVGFDGRTCGVNIAIGEQSPEIGHGVDTSHEVRSGSSVEDDDLAGAGDQGLMFGYASDETPEYMPLPIALAHRLARRLTQVRKEGIVPDLRPDGKTQVTFAYDADDRPVRLDTIVISTQHARGVKQEWLEAQLREHVVDWVIADAGITDLVDDELTLLVNPSGSFVLGGPMGDAGLTGRKIIVDTYGGMARHGGGAFSGKDPSKVDRSAAYAMRWVAKNIVAAGLAKRAEVQVAYAIGRAKPVGLYVETFGTAAEGLSDEAIQGAVEKVFDLRPAAIIRELDLQRPIYRQTAAYGHFGRLDLDLPWERTDRVSALQAAL from the coding sequence TTGGCTGAAGATCCCGCAACCACCACCGTCGCCTTCGACAAGCCGGCACCCATCCGGCTGTTCACCAGCGAATCGGTCACGGAGGGGCACCCGGACAAGATCTGCGACGCCATCTCGGACGCCATCCTCGACGAGCTGCTCGCCGTCGACGCCGGCTCCCGCGTCGCCGTGGAGACACTGGTGACCACCGGCCAGGTCCACGTTGTCGGCGAGGTCCGGACCAGCGGGTACGTCGAGATCCCGCAGCTGGTGCGCAAGACCCTGGTCGACATCGGCTTCGACTCCTCCGACGTCGGCTTCGACGGCCGCACCTGCGGCGTCAACATCGCCATCGGCGAGCAGTCCCCGGAGATCGGCCACGGCGTGGACACCTCCCACGAGGTCCGCTCCGGCAGCTCCGTCGAGGACGACGACCTCGCCGGCGCCGGCGACCAGGGCCTCATGTTCGGCTACGCCTCCGACGAGACCCCCGAATACATGCCGCTGCCCATCGCCCTGGCCCACCGCCTGGCCCGCCGGCTGACCCAGGTGCGCAAGGAGGGCATCGTCCCCGACCTGCGCCCCGACGGCAAGACCCAGGTCACCTTCGCCTACGACGCCGACGACCGCCCCGTCCGGCTGGACACCATCGTCATCTCCACCCAGCATGCGCGTGGGGTGAAGCAGGAGTGGCTCGAGGCTCAGCTGCGCGAGCACGTCGTCGACTGGGTCATCGCCGACGCCGGCATCACCGACCTCGTCGACGATGAACTGACCCTCCTGGTCAACCCCTCCGGCTCCTTCGTCCTCGGCGGCCCCATGGGTGACGCCGGTCTCACCGGCCGCAAGATCATCGTGGACACCTACGGTGGCATGGCCCGCCACGGCGGCGGCGCCTTCTCCGGCAAGGACCCCTCCAAGGTCGACCGCTCCGCTGCCTACGCCATGCGGTGGGTGGCCAAGAACATCGTCGCCGCCGGCCTGGCCAAACGCGCCGAGGTCCAGGTCGCCTACGCCATCGGCCGCGCCAAGCCCGTCGGCCTGTACGTGGAGACCTTCGGCACCGCCGCCGAGGGCCTGAGCGACGAAGCGATCCAGGGTGCCGTGGAGAAGGTCTTCGACCTGCGCCCGGCCGCCATCATCCGTGAGCTCGACCTGCAGCGACCCATCTACCGGCAGACGGCCGCCTACGGCCACTTCGGTCGCCTCGACCTCGACCTGCCCTGGGAGCGCACCGACCGTGTCTCCGCCCTGCAGGCCGCCCTGTAA
- the carB gene encoding carbamoyl-phosphate synthase large subunit: MPKRTDINHVLVIGSGPIVIGQACEFDYSGTQACRVLKEEGLRVTLINSNPATIMTDPEFADHTYVEPIQPEYIEKIFEKEIEQGHPIDAVLATLGGQTALNAAIQLDRRGTLEKFGVELIGADIEAIERGEDRQKFKDIVATIGGESARSRVCHNMDEVHETVAELGLPVVVRPSFTMGGLGSGLAYTNEDLERIAGGGLAASPEANVLIEESILGWKEFELELMRDGDDNVVVIASIENVDALGVHTGDSVTVAPALTLTDREFQKMRDQGIAIIREVGVDTGGCNIQFAVNPDDGRIITIEMNPRVSRSSALASKATGFPIAKIAAKLAIGYTLDEITNDITGVTPAAFEPTLDYVIVKAPRFAFEKFPGADDTLTTTMKSVGEAMGIGRNYIAGLNKVMRSLEQKQSGFWTKPDEYFAGERATDLPAVLEDLKRPTDGRMYDIELAMRLGASIEELYEASSVDPWFLAELQALVDFRQTLLDAPVLDAELLREAKYLGLSDAQIAVLRPEFAGEEGVRRLRWSLGIRPVFKTVDTCAAEFEAQTPYHYSAYELDPEAETEVEPQTEKEKVIILGSGPNRIGQGIEFDYSCVHAALELSRIGYETVMVNCNPETVSTDYDTADRLYFEPLTFEDVMEVYHAEATSGTVAGVIVQLGGQTPLGLAQQLADAGVPVVGTSPEAINLAEDRGEFGEVLRAAALPAPAFGTATSFEEAREVADEIGYPVLVRPSYVLGGRGMEIVYDEPSLSDYISRATELNPEHPVLVDRFLDSAIEIDVDALCDGEDVYLAGVMEHIEEAGIHSGDSACALPPMTLGAEDIEKVRQSTKALAHGIGVQGLMNVQFALKDDILYVIEANPRASRTVPFVSKATGVHLAKAASRTMLGATLAELKEEGMIPTDYDGGSLPLEHPIAVKEAVLPFNRFRRPDGKMLDTLLSPEMKSTGEVMGLADNFGAAYAKAEAGAFGELPTSGTVFVSVANRDKRTLIFPIQRLSSLGFTLLATAGTAAMLRRNGIECETVLKASDTRDGEGQSIVDLILAGDVDLILNTPAGSAGARHDGYDIRAAAVSVGVPLVTTVQGVTAAVQGIEALRAGNLEVRALQELDHTAGQ; the protein is encoded by the coding sequence ATGCCCAAGCGCACAGACATCAACCACGTCCTGGTCATCGGCTCCGGCCCCATCGTCATCGGCCAGGCCTGCGAATTCGACTACTCCGGCACCCAGGCGTGCCGCGTCCTCAAGGAGGAGGGCCTGCGGGTCACCCTCATCAACTCCAACCCGGCCACTATCATGACCGACCCGGAGTTCGCCGACCACACCTACGTCGAACCGATCCAGCCCGAGTACATCGAGAAGATCTTCGAGAAGGAGATCGAGCAGGGCCACCCGATCGACGCCGTGCTGGCCACCCTCGGCGGCCAGACCGCCCTCAACGCCGCCATCCAGCTCGACCGCCGCGGCACCCTGGAGAAGTTCGGCGTCGAACTCATCGGCGCCGACATCGAGGCCATCGAGCGCGGTGAGGACCGCCAGAAGTTCAAGGACATCGTCGCCACCATCGGCGGCGAATCCGCCCGCTCCCGGGTGTGCCACAACATGGACGAGGTCCACGAGACCGTCGCCGAACTCGGCCTGCCCGTCGTCGTCCGCCCGTCGTTCACCATGGGCGGCCTCGGCTCCGGTCTCGCCTACACCAACGAGGACCTGGAGCGCATCGCCGGCGGCGGCCTCGCCGCCTCCCCGGAGGCCAACGTCCTCATCGAGGAGTCCATCCTCGGGTGGAAGGAGTTCGAGCTCGAGCTCATGCGCGACGGCGACGACAACGTCGTGGTCATCGCCTCCATCGAGAACGTCGACGCCCTCGGCGTCCACACCGGCGACTCCGTCACCGTCGCCCCGGCTCTGACCCTGACCGACCGCGAGTTCCAGAAGATGCGCGACCAGGGCATCGCCATCATCCGCGAGGTCGGCGTCGACACCGGCGGCTGCAACATCCAGTTCGCCGTCAACCCCGACGACGGCCGCATCATCACCATCGAGATGAACCCGCGCGTCTCCCGATCTTCGGCGCTGGCGTCGAAGGCCACCGGCTTCCCGATCGCTAAGATCGCCGCCAAGCTCGCCATCGGCTACACCCTCGACGAGATCACCAACGACATCACCGGTGTCACCCCGGCCGCCTTCGAGCCGACGCTCGACTACGTCATCGTCAAGGCCCCGCGCTTCGCTTTCGAGAAGTTCCCCGGCGCCGACGACACCCTCACCACCACCATGAAGTCCGTCGGTGAGGCCATGGGCATCGGCCGCAACTACATCGCCGGCCTCAACAAGGTCATGCGCTCCCTGGAACAGAAGCAGTCCGGTTTCTGGACCAAGCCCGACGAGTACTTCGCCGGTGAGCGTGCCACCGACCTGCCGGCCGTCCTCGAGGACCTCAAGCGCCCCACCGACGGCCGCATGTACGACATCGAGCTGGCCATGCGCCTCGGCGCCTCCATCGAGGAGCTCTACGAGGCCTCCTCCGTCGACCCGTGGTTCCTCGCTGAGCTCCAGGCGCTGGTGGACTTCCGCCAGACGCTTCTCGACGCCCCCGTCCTCGACGCCGAGCTCCTCCGTGAAGCCAAGTACCTCGGCCTCTCCGACGCCCAGATCGCCGTCCTGCGCCCCGAGTTCGCCGGCGAGGAGGGCGTGCGCCGCCTGCGCTGGTCCCTGGGCATCCGCCCGGTGTTCAAGACCGTGGACACCTGCGCCGCCGAGTTCGAGGCCCAGACCCCGTACCACTACTCCGCCTACGAGCTCGACCCGGAGGCCGAGACCGAGGTCGAGCCGCAGACCGAGAAGGAGAAGGTCATCATCTTGGGCTCCGGCCCGAACCGCATCGGCCAGGGCATCGAGTTCGACTACTCCTGCGTCCACGCCGCCCTCGAGCTGTCCCGCATCGGCTACGAGACCGTCATGGTCAACTGCAACCCGGAGACCGTCTCCACCGACTACGACACCGCCGACCGCCTCTACTTCGAGCCGCTGACCTTCGAGGACGTCATGGAGGTCTACCACGCGGAGGCCACCTCCGGCACCGTCGCGGGTGTCATCGTCCAGCTCGGCGGCCAGACCCCCCTCGGCCTGGCCCAGCAGCTCGCCGACGCCGGCGTCCCCGTGGTGGGCACCAGCCCGGAGGCCATCAACCTGGCCGAGGACCGCGGCGAGTTCGGCGAGGTCCTCCGTGCCGCCGCCCTGCCGGCCCCCGCCTTCGGCACCGCCACCTCCTTCGAGGAGGCACGTGAGGTCGCCGACGAGATCGGTTACCCGGTGCTCGTCCGCCCCTCCTACGTCCTCGGCGGCCGCGGCATGGAGATCGTCTACGACGAGCCCTCCCTGTCCGACTACATCTCGCGGGCCACCGAGCTCAACCCGGAGCACCCGGTCCTCGTCGACCGCTTCCTCGACTCCGCGATCGAGATCGACGTCGACGCCCTGTGTGACGGCGAGGACGTCTACCTCGCCGGCGTCATGGAGCACATCGAGGAGGCCGGCATCCACTCCGGCGACTCCGCCTGCGCCCTGCCTCCCATGACCCTCGGTGCGGAGGACATCGAGAAGGTCCGTCAGTCCACGAAGGCGCTCGCCCACGGCATCGGCGTCCAGGGCCTGATGAACGTGCAGTTCGCACTCAAGGACGACATCCTCTACGTCATCGAGGCCAACCCGCGCGCCTCCCGCACCGTGCCCTTCGTGTCCAAGGCCACCGGCGTCCACCTGGCCAAGGCCGCCTCCCGCACCATGCTCGGCGCCACGCTGGCGGAGCTCAAGGAGGAGGGCATGATCCCGACTGACTACGACGGTGGCTCCCTCCCGCTCGAGCACCCCATCGCGGTGAAAGAGGCCGTGCTGCCGTTCAACCGCTTCCGCCGCCCGGACGGCAAGATGCTCGACACCCTGCTGTCCCCGGAGATGAAGTCCACCGGCGAGGTCATGGGTCTGGCCGACAACTTCGGCGCCGCCTACGCCAAGGCCGAGGCCGGCGCGTTCGGCGAACTGCCCACCTCCGGCACCGTGTTCGTCTCCGTGGCCAACCGGGACAAGCGCACCCTCATCTTCCCGATCCAGCGTCTGTCCTCCCTCGGCTTCACCCTCCTGGCCACCGCCGGCACCGCCGCCATGCTGCGCCGCAACGGCATCGAGTGTGAGACCGTGCTCAAGGCCTCCGACACCCGGGACGGCGAGGGCCAGTCCATCGTCGACCTCATCCTCGCCGGCGACGTCGACCTCATCCTCAACACCCCGGCCGGATCCGCCGGTGCCCGCCATGACGGCTACGACATCCGCGCCGCGGCCGTCAGCGTCGGTGTCCCGCTGGTCACCACCGTCCAGGGTGTCACCGCCGCCGTCCAGGGCATCGAGGCCCTGCGCGCCGGCAATCTCGAGGTCCGCGCCCTGCAGGAGCTCGACCACACGGCGGGGCAGTAG
- the def gene encoding peptide deformylase codes for MTVREIRLFGDPVLTTRSDEITVFDDALAVLVEDMLETMDDAGGVGLAANQVGITRRVFVYDCSHIEDGLRGHIINPVWEAIGEETQVGPEGCLSIPEISEDTERYETVRVSGQDVTGKPVALVASGLMARCIQHETDHLDGVLFLRRLAPEQRKAAMAAIRTADWFTA; via the coding sequence ATGACTGTCCGTGAGATCCGCCTGTTCGGTGACCCTGTCCTCACCACCCGGTCGGACGAGATCACCGTCTTCGACGACGCCCTCGCCGTGCTCGTCGAGGACATGCTCGAGACGATGGACGACGCCGGCGGTGTCGGTCTTGCCGCCAACCAGGTCGGCATCACCCGGCGCGTGTTCGTCTACGACTGCAGCCACATTGAGGACGGCCTGCGCGGACACATCATCAACCCCGTGTGGGAGGCGATCGGCGAGGAGACCCAGGTCGGCCCCGAAGGCTGCCTGTCCATCCCGGAGATCTCCGAGGACACCGAACGCTACGAGACCGTCCGGGTCTCCGGACAGGACGTCACCGGCAAGCCCGTCGCCCTGGTCGCCAGCGGTCTCATGGCCCGGTGCATCCAGCACGAGACCGACCACCTGGACGGGGTGCTGTTCCTGCGTCGCCTCGCCCCGGAGCAGCGCAAGGCCGCCATGGCCGCGATCCGCACCGCCGACTGGTTCACCGCCTGA
- the mihF gene encoding integration host factor, actinobacterial type: MALPQLTDEQRKEALAKAAEARKARAELKAELKRGSTNLKEVLDKAQDDEIIGKTKVSALLEALPKVGKVKAKEIMDELEIAQTRRLRGLGDRQRRALLERFGFSED; encoded by the coding sequence GTGGCCCTTCCCCAGTTGACCGACGAGCAGCGCAAGGAAGCCCTCGCGAAGGCCGCAGAGGCCCGCAAGGCACGTGCAGAGCTCAAGGCTGAACTCAAGCGCGGCAGCACCAACCTCAAGGAGGTTCTGGACAAGGCCCAGGACGACGAGATCATCGGCAAGACCAAGGTCTCCGCTCTCCTCGAGGCTCTCCCGAAGGTCGGCAAGGTCAAGGCAAAGGAGATCATGGACGAGCTGGAGATCGCCCAGACCCGCCGTCTGCGCGGCCTCGGCGACCGTCAGCGTCGCGCCCTGCTGGAGCGCTTCGGCTTCTCCGAGGACTAG
- the coaBC gene encoding bifunctional phosphopantothenoylcysteine decarboxylase/phosphopantothenate--cysteine ligase CoaBC produces the protein MHMTEPRRIVVGVSGGIAAYKACHLVRDLKEAGDDVRVVPTPNALTFVGAATFEALSGHPVSTTVFDAVDEVQHVRIGQEADAVVIAPATADVIARLVAGRADDLLTATVLVATCPVIVVPAMHTEMWHNAATRANVATLRDRGVIVMEPAHGRLTGKDTGPGRLPEPEQIADLVRVVLDGHELVPDWAGKKVLITAGGTQEALDPVRFLGNRSSGRQGYALAEIAAHRGAEVTIVAGATDDLPVPSGAEIHRVTSTREMAGAVEKHAPEADVIIMAAAVADFRPVSAAGSKLKKGADEDALMRVELVENPDILATTVERRRNGEVPAETVIVGFAAETGDADTTALEYAQAKLARKGCDLIMANEVGEGKVFGEDRNRGWLLAADGAVTEVADGSKHAVAAQILDAVDAFRARD, from the coding sequence ATGCACATGACTGAGCCGCGCCGGATCGTCGTCGGGGTGTCCGGGGGAATCGCCGCCTACAAGGCGTGCCACCTCGTCCGGGATCTCAAGGAGGCCGGTGACGACGTCCGCGTCGTCCCCACCCCCAACGCCCTCACCTTCGTCGGGGCCGCCACCTTCGAGGCGTTGAGCGGCCATCCCGTGTCCACCACCGTCTTCGACGCCGTCGACGAGGTGCAGCACGTCCGCATCGGCCAGGAGGCGGACGCGGTGGTCATCGCCCCGGCGACCGCCGACGTCATCGCCCGGCTGGTGGCCGGCCGCGCCGACGATCTGCTCACCGCCACCGTCCTGGTGGCCACCTGCCCGGTCATCGTCGTCCCGGCGATGCACACCGAGATGTGGCACAACGCCGCGACGCGGGCGAACGTGGCCACCCTCCGCGACCGCGGCGTCATCGTCATGGAGCCCGCCCACGGTCGGCTGACCGGCAAGGACACCGGCCCCGGGCGCCTCCCGGAGCCGGAGCAGATCGCCGACCTCGTCCGCGTCGTCCTCGACGGGCATGAGCTCGTCCCGGACTGGGCGGGGAAAAAGGTCCTCATCACCGCCGGCGGCACCCAGGAGGCGCTTGACCCGGTGCGGTTCCTGGGCAACCGGTCCTCGGGTCGGCAGGGCTACGCTCTGGCGGAGATCGCCGCGCACCGCGGCGCCGAGGTCACCATCGTGGCGGGCGCGACCGATGATCTGCCCGTGCCCTCCGGGGCGGAGATCCACCGGGTGACGTCGACCCGGGAGATGGCGGGGGCCGTCGAGAAGCATGCGCCGGAGGCGGACGTGATCATCATGGCCGCTGCCGTCGCCGATTTCCGGCCCGTCTCCGCGGCCGGGTCGAAGCTGAAGAAGGGCGCGGACGAGGACGCGCTCATGCGGGTCGAGCTGGTGGAGAACCCCGACATCCTGGCCACCACCGTGGAACGCAGGCGAAACGGGGAGGTGCCGGCGGAGACGGTCATCGTCGGGTTCGCCGCGGAGACCGGTGACGCCGACACCACGGCGCTGGAGTACGCACAGGCCAAACTGGCCCGCAAGGGCTGTGACCTCATCATGGCCAACGAGGTGGGCGAGGGGAAGGTGTTCGGTGAGGACCGTAACCGGGGGTGGCTGCTGGCCGCGGACGGTGCGGTCACCGAGGTGGCGGACGGGTCCAAGCACGCCGTCGCGGCGCAGATCCTCGACGCGGTCGACGCCTTCCGGGCGCGAGATTGA
- the rpoZ gene encoding DNA-directed RNA polymerase subunit omega, giving the protein MTNVSNEQTTSAAVYDAPEGITSPPIDALLDKVSSKYALVIFAAKRARQINSYYQQHDEGVFEFVGPLVTPEPGEKPLSIALREIEAGLLDHEEGN; this is encoded by the coding sequence GTGACCAACGTGAGCAACGAGCAGACCACGTCCGCCGCCGTCTACGACGCGCCGGAGGGCATCACCTCCCCGCCGATCGACGCACTGCTGGACAAGGTCTCCTCCAAGTACGCCCTGGTGATCTTCGCCGCCAAGCGTGCGCGGCAGATCAACAGCTACTACCAGCAGCACGACGAAGGCGTCTTCGAGTTCGTCGGCCCGCTGGTGACCCCGGAGCCGGGTGAGAAGCCGCTGTCCATCGCGCTGCGCGAGATCGAGGCCGGCCTGCTCGACCACGAGGAAGGCAACTAG